In the genome of Rhizobium etli 8C-3, one region contains:
- a CDS encoding N-acetylmuramoyl-L-alanine amidase — MVALAAGPKKPEALLAYGARIIGDDARTRVVIDFDRQPSFSVHYIANPERIVVDLPATAFGFQAKDLAARGLFKDIRYGTMDEGSARIVLSAVKPVKLATAKVQADEDGRGYRLVLDAEMTGKEEFAALVKAQSWSDPADRPQSGPIPAPQAAQPGDFIIAVDAGHGGIDTGAIGVDTKTEEKQVTLAFAKALADRLNREHGIKAFLTRSEDEFLSLAERVQIARQNHAGLFISLHADTLKQKDIRGATVYTISDRASDKLAADLAERENLSDQIAGKETAAEPPEVADILLDLTRRETQAFSISLAESVLGSFKDQISTINNPHRHAGFQVLRAPDVPSILLELGFLSNAEDEKLLLDEKWRVKIAELLTDAVKRYRSSVVANGG, encoded by the coding sequence ATGGTCGCGCTTGCCGCCGGTCCGAAGAAGCCAGAGGCGCTGCTTGCCTATGGCGCACGCATCATCGGCGACGACGCCCGTACCCGCGTCGTCATCGATTTCGACCGGCAGCCGAGTTTTTCGGTCCACTATATCGCCAATCCCGAGCGCATCGTCGTCGATCTGCCGGCGACCGCGTTCGGTTTCCAGGCCAAAGATCTGGCGGCGAGGGGGCTTTTCAAGGACATCCGCTACGGCACGATGGACGAAGGCAGCGCCCGCATCGTGCTGAGCGCCGTCAAGCCGGTGAAGCTGGCCACGGCCAAGGTGCAGGCCGACGAGGATGGCAGGGGTTACCGCCTCGTGCTCGATGCCGAGATGACCGGCAAGGAGGAGTTCGCGGCCCTCGTCAAGGCGCAGTCCTGGAGCGATCCGGCAGACCGTCCGCAGTCGGGTCCAATACCGGCGCCGCAGGCGGCACAGCCTGGCGACTTCATCATCGCCGTCGATGCCGGCCATGGAGGCATCGATACCGGCGCGATCGGCGTCGATACCAAGACCGAGGAAAAGCAGGTGACGCTTGCCTTCGCCAAGGCGCTGGCCGACCGGCTGAACCGCGAGCATGGCATCAAGGCCTTCCTCACCCGCAGCGAGGATGAATTCCTGTCGCTTGCCGAGCGCGTGCAGATCGCCAGGCAGAACCATGCCGGCCTCTTCATCTCGCTGCACGCCGATACGCTGAAGCAAAAGGATATCCGCGGCGCGACGGTATATACGATCTCCGACAGGGCCTCCGACAAGCTCGCCGCCGATCTTGCCGAGCGCGAAAATCTTTCCGATCAGATCGCCGGCAAGGAAACCGCCGCCGAACCACCGGAAGTGGCCGATATCCTGCTCGACCTGACGCGCCGCGAGACTCAGGCCTTCTCGATCTCGCTGGCCGAAAGCGTGCTCGGTTCGTTCAAGGATCAGATCAGTACGATCAACAATCCGCATCGGCATGCAGGCTTCCAGGTTCTGCGGGCGCCCGATGTGCCCTCGATTCTGCTCGAACTCGGCTTCCTCTCCAACGCGGAAGACGAAAAGCTGCTGCTCGACGAGAAATGGAGGGTGAAGATCGCCGAGCTGTTGACCGATGCCGTCAAGCGCTATCGCTCTTCCGTGGTTGCCAATGGCGGCTGA
- a CDS encoding penicillin-binding protein 1A, with amino-acid sequence MIRLLGYFFGIACVLFLGAAAVVAVYLANVAKDLPDYAVLNSYAPPVTTRVHAGNGALMAEYAKEKRLFLPIQAIPDRVKAAFLSAEDKNFYNHPGVDLSGLARAIVVNLQNFGSGRRPVGASTITQQVAKNFLLTSDQTIDRKIKEAILSFRIEQAYSKDKILELYLNEIFFGLNSYGIAGAALTYFNKSVTELTVAEAAYLASLPKGPANYHPFRHPDAAVERRNWVIDRMVENGYVSPSDGAEAKKQQLGVTARSTGPSLFASDYFAEAVRRQLIGQYGEKALYEGGLSVRTSLDPQMQLAARKALQDGLTTYDERRGFHGALKAIDTTADWGKALAEIPALSDVPEWRLAVVLAVSTESVDIGLQPRRDGAGKAAAEREHGTIEAKNMQWAYRSSTGERKTAKSPEGVLSPGDVVYVERLGGEGSTSYRLRQPPKVQGGLVAMDPKTGRVLAMAGGFSYGQSEFNRATQAMRQPGSSFKPFVYAAAMDNGYTPASVIMDAPIEVVSGGQVWRPENYGGEFNGPSTLRSGIEHSRNLMTVRLANDLGMNIVAEYAERFGIYDKMPALLAMSLGSGETTVLRMVSAYSVIANGGKQIKPTLIDRIQDRYGKTIFRHEERLCDSCNAGDWQNQEEPNIVDNREQVLDPMTAYQITSMMQGVIARGTAAGKIDLGGRDVAGKTGTTNDEKDAWFVGFTPDLVAGLYMGFDNPAPLGRGGTGGGLSAPIFNEFMQAAVKDMPESKFVIPQGMNLIPIDRKTGMAAMEGDPNTIIEAFKPGTGPADSLSVIGMDSTMAPEEILKTSPQANQAVQSGAGGLY; translated from the coding sequence ATGATCAGACTCCTTGGATATTTCTTCGGAATTGCTTGCGTCCTGTTTCTGGGCGCTGCTGCCGTCGTTGCCGTCTACCTGGCAAACGTCGCGAAGGATCTCCCCGATTACGCCGTCCTGAACAGCTATGCGCCGCCGGTCACCACCCGCGTTCATGCCGGAAACGGCGCGTTGATGGCCGAATACGCCAAGGAAAAGCGTCTTTTCCTGCCGATCCAGGCGATCCCGGATCGGGTCAAGGCCGCCTTCCTTTCGGCCGAAGACAAGAATTTCTACAACCATCCCGGCGTCGATCTCAGCGGGCTTGCGCGCGCCATCGTCGTCAACCTGCAGAATTTCGGCTCCGGCCGGCGTCCCGTGGGCGCCTCGACGATCACGCAGCAGGTGGCCAAGAACTTCCTTTTGACATCCGACCAGACGATCGACCGCAAGATCAAGGAAGCCATCCTCTCCTTCCGCATCGAGCAGGCCTACAGCAAGGACAAGATCCTCGAGCTCTATCTGAACGAGATCTTCTTCGGCCTGAACTCCTACGGCATCGCCGGGGCGGCGCTCACCTACTTCAACAAGTCGGTCACCGAACTCACCGTTGCCGAAGCCGCCTATCTCGCCTCGCTGCCGAAGGGCCCCGCGAACTATCATCCCTTCCGCCATCCAGATGCCGCGGTGGAGCGCCGCAACTGGGTCATCGACCGCATGGTCGAAAACGGCTATGTGAGCCCGAGCGACGGGGCGGAAGCCAAGAAGCAGCAGCTCGGCGTGACGGCCCGCAGCACCGGCCCCTCGCTCTTTGCTTCTGATTATTTCGCCGAAGCCGTTCGCCGCCAGCTCATCGGCCAATATGGAGAAAAGGCGCTCTACGAAGGCGGCCTTTCGGTCCGCACCTCGCTCGATCCGCAGATGCAGCTCGCCGCCCGCAAGGCGCTGCAGGACGGCCTGACGACCTACGACGAACGCCGCGGCTTCCATGGAGCGCTGAAGGCGATCGACACTACCGCCGATTGGGGCAAGGCGCTCGCGGAAATTCCAGCGCTTTCCGACGTGCCCGAATGGCGCCTCGCCGTCGTGCTTGCCGTTTCCACCGAAAGCGTCGACATCGGCCTCCAGCCCCGCAGGGACGGCGCCGGAAAGGCTGCCGCCGAGCGCGAGCATGGCACGATCGAGGCGAAGAACATGCAGTGGGCCTACCGCTCCTCGACCGGCGAGCGCAAGACGGCCAAATCGCCCGAAGGCGTGCTTTCGCCGGGCGACGTCGTCTATGTCGAGCGGTTGGGAGGCGAAGGCTCGACGTCTTACCGTCTGCGCCAACCGCCGAAGGTTCAGGGCGGCCTCGTTGCCATGGACCCCAAGACCGGCCGCGTCCTTGCGATGGCAGGCGGCTTCTCCTATGGGCAGTCGGAATTCAACCGCGCGACGCAGGCGATGCGCCAGCCCGGCTCCTCGTTCAAGCCGTTCGTCTATGCTGCGGCCATGGACAATGGTTATACGCCCGCCTCGGTGATCATGGACGCGCCGATTGAGGTCGTCTCCGGCGGCCAGGTCTGGAGGCCGGAAAACTACGGCGGCGAATTCAATGGTCCGTCGACGCTGCGCTCCGGCATCGAGCACTCGCGCAACCTGATGACCGTGCGCCTTGCCAATGACCTCGGCATGAACATCGTTGCCGAATATGCCGAGCGCTTCGGCATCTACGACAAGATGCCGGCATTGCTTGCCATGTCGCTCGGCTCCGGCGAGACCACCGTGTTGCGTATGGTTTCGGCCTATTCGGTGATCGCCAACGGCGGCAAGCAGATCAAGCCGACGCTGATCGATCGCATCCAGGACCGCTACGGCAAGACGATCTTCAGACATGAGGAACGTCTCTGCGACAGCTGCAATGCCGGCGACTGGCAGAATCAGGAAGAGCCGAACATCGTCGACAACCGGGAACAGGTTCTCGACCCGATGACGGCCTATCAGATCACCTCGATGATGCAGGGCGTCATCGCCCGTGGCACTGCGGCCGGCAAGATCGACCTCGGCGGGCGCGACGTGGCTGGCAAGACCGGCACCACCAACGACGAGAAGGATGCCTGGTTCGTCGGCTTCACGCCCGACCTCGTGGCCGGCCTCTACATGGGCTTCGACAATCCGGCGCCGCTTGGCCGCGGCGGTACGGGCGGCGGCCTCTCGGCTCCCATCTTCAACGAATTCATGCAGGCAGCCGTCAAGGACATGCCGGAATCGAAATTCGTCATCCCGCAGGGCATGAACCTGATCCCGATCGACCGCAAGACCGGCATGGCGGCGATGGAGGGCGATCCGAACACCATCATCGAGGCCTTCAAGCCCGGCACCGGCCCGGCCGACAGCTTGTCCGTCATCGGCATGGACAGCACGATGGCGCCGGAGGAGATCCTGAAGACCTCGCCGCAGGCGAACCAGGCCGTGCAGTCTGGCGCAGGCGGCCTCTACTGA
- the prfB gene encoding peptide chain release factor 2 (programmed frameshift) gives MRAEIENVVDETKQAITLLRRHLDWDQAIRRLDWLNNKAEDPNLWNDAAEAQKLMRERQQLDDGINGVKQLEQQLNDHVELIEMGEEEGDESIVKEAEDALKSLKAEAARRQVEAMLSGEADANDTYLEVHSGAGGTESQDWANMLLRMYTRWAERQRFKVELLEVHDGEEAGIKSATLLVKGHNAYGWLKTESGVHRLVRISPYDSNARRHTSFSSIWVYPVVDDSINIEINESDCRIDTYRSSGAGGQHVNTTDSAVRITHIPTGIVVACQQERSQHKNRAKAWDMLRARMYEAELKKREEAASAEAASKTEIGWGHQIRSYVLQPYQLVKDLRTGVSSTAPGDVLDGDLNEFMEAALAHRISGKPDAVLEDVD, from the exons ATGCGAGCGGAAATCGAAAACGTAGTCGATGAAACCAAGCAGGCTATCACCCTGCTGAGGAGGCATCTT GACTGGGACCAGGCGATAAGACGGCTGGACTGGTTAAACAACAAGGCAGAAGACCCGAATCTCTGGAACGATGCTGCCGAAGCTCAGAAGCTGATGCGCGAACGCCAGCAGCTCGATGACGGCATCAACGGCGTGAAGCAGCTCGAACAGCAGCTGAACGACCATGTCGAACTCATCGAGATGGGTGAGGAAGAGGGCGATGAAAGCATCGTCAAGGAGGCCGAGGACGCGCTGAAGAGCCTGAAGGCCGAGGCCGCGCGCCGCCAGGTGGAAGCCATGCTTTCAGGCGAGGCCGACGCCAACGACACCTATCTCGAAGTGCATTCGGGTGCCGGCGGCACCGAAAGCCAGGACTGGGCGAACATGCTGCTTCGCATGTACACGCGCTGGGCGGAACGCCAGCGTTTCAAGGTCGAGCTTCTCGAAGTCCATGACGGCGAAGAGGCGGGGATCAAGTCGGCGACGCTGCTGGTCAAGGGCCACAATGCCTATGGCTGGCTGAAGACGGAGTCGGGCGTGCACCGGCTCGTACGCATTTCGCCCTATGACAGCAATGCGCGCCGCCACACGTCCTTTTCGTCGATCTGGGTCTATCCGGTGGTCGATGACTCGATCAACATCGAAATCAACGAAAGCGACTGCCGCATCGACACCTACCGCTCGTCGGGCGCGGGCGGACAGCACGTGAACACCACCGACTCGGCAGTGCGCATCACGCATATTCCGACCGGCATCGTCGTTGCCTGCCAGCAGGAGCGCTCGCAGCACAAGAACCGCGCCAAGGCCTGGGACATGCTGCGCGCGCGCATGTATGAAGCGGAACTGAAGAAGCGCGAAGAGGCAGCAAGCGCCGAAGCGGCATCCAAGACGGAGATCGGCTGGGGCCATCAGATCCGCTCCTACGTGCTGCAGCCCTATCAGCTGGTCAAGGACCTGCGCACCGGCGTTTCGAGCACGGCACCTGGCGACGTACTCGATGGCGACCTCAACGAGTTCATGGAAGCAGCGCTTGCGCACCGCATCAGCGGCAAGCCGGACGCAGTGCTCGAGGACGTTGATTGA